In one window of Armatimonadota bacterium DNA:
- the msrA gene encoding peptide-methionine (S)-S-oxide reductase MsrA, with amino-acid sequence MHTANSRDNLETATFAAGCFWGVEQAFRRVKGVMSTSVGYTGGDVEKPTYERVCSGTTGHSEAVHVTFDPEQVTYDELLDVFWGLHDPSRKAGRQYRSAIFFHSPEQEAAATASKAKLEESGKYKGQIATEILPAERFWRAEEYHQQYLEKRNL; translated from the coding sequence ATGCATACCGCGAACAGTAGAGACAATCTCGAGACGGCGACCTTCGCAGCGGGATGCTTCTGGGGGGTGGAGCAGGCTTTTCGGCGGGTGAAGGGCGTCATGTCCACCTCTGTCGGCTACACGGGCGGTGACGTCGAGAAGCCGACGTACGAAAGGGTGTGCTCGGGAACGACGGGCCACTCGGAAGCAGTGCACGTGACGTTCGACCCCGAGCAGGTCACCTATGACGAGTTGCTCGACGTGTTCTGGGGGCTGCACGACCCATCGCGCAAGGCGGGCCGCCAGTACCGCTCCGCGATCTTCTTCCACAGCCCGGAACAAGAGGCAGCGGCGACAGCTTCGAAGGCAAAGCTGGAGGAATCAGGCAAGTACAAGGGGCAGATCGCTACGGAGATACTGCCGGCGGAGCGATTCTGGCGAGCCGAGGAGTACCACCAGCAGTACCTGGAGAAGCGGAATCTCTAG